The Acidianus manzaensis genome has a window encoding:
- a CDS encoding plastocyanin/azurin family copper-binding protein encodes MKHFIFLIAILGVLIAGVIAYSYFNVYLPREYSQESDNYYNEQLSQFGYYNSGYHGGMMGYGGGMYHMMGYYNGYETIYQQQISVNQAISEMRSPPSYAKVFPNNDSIVFNSTNINIIVLSMGHNRAVNLTGMSPPSYASHNVYVIYGLINPTLIIPAGATVTFTQINLDAGDYHNLAITPVSPPYSYYVMMQIRMDVLGMSPMLPPANYQSGMAYEFSFTVHFINTGDYYYLCEYPGHAEMGMYGKIIIA; translated from the coding sequence ATGAAACACTTTATATTTCTTATAGCAATTTTAGGAGTACTTATAGCAGGAGTAATAGCTTATTCTTACTTTAATGTATATTTGCCTAGAGAGTATTCTCAAGAATCTGATAATTACTATAACGAGCAATTAAGTCAATTTGGATACTATAATTCTGGATATCATGGTGGAATGATGGGATATGGAGGAGGGATGTATCATATGATGGGATACTATAATGGATATGAAACAATATATCAACAACAGATTTCTGTGAATCAAGCAATTTCAGAAATGAGAAGTCCTCCATCTTACGCTAAAGTGTTTCCTAATAATGATAGTATAGTATTTAATTCTACAAATATTAATATTATTGTACTATCTATGGGTCATAATAGAGCAGTTAATTTAACTGGAATGAGTCCTCCATCTTACGCTTCTCATAATGTCTATGTTATATATGGTCTGATTAATCCTACATTAATAATACCTGCAGGTGCAACAGTAACTTTTACTCAAATTAATCTAGACGCTGGAGATTATCATAATTTAGCAATAACACCAGTAAGTCCTCCTTATTCTTACTATGTAATGATGCAGATTAGAATGGATGTACTTGGCATGTCTCCAATGTTACCACCAGCAAATTATCAATCTGGAATGGCTTATGAATTTTCATTTACTGTTCATTTTATTAACACGGGAGACTACTATTACTTGTGTGAATATCCAGGTCATGCAGAAATGGGAATGTACGGAAAGA
- a CDS encoding CBS domain-containing protein, giving the protein MSSEVKIKNYVIINERATVEDALNVMERNDYNSLVVIDDNERPVGIITYEKAVKYRNSKNITIDKLMDKTIVTISGKEDPLDLFIMMMRNKINIVVETDKHGRVKKIITLRDIFNIIQKKAEKI; this is encoded by the coding sequence ATGTCATCAGAAGTTAAGATCAAGAATTACGTCATAATAAATGAAAGAGCTACTGTAGAAGATGCGTTAAATGTAATGGAAAGAAATGATTATAATTCGTTAGTAGTTATAGATGATAATGAAAGGCCAGTGGGTATTATAACTTATGAAAAAGCTGTGAAATATAGAAATAGTAAAAATATAACAATAGATAAACTTATGGATAAAACTATAGTAACAATATCAGGAAAAGAAGATCCGTTAGATTTGTTTATTATGATGATGCGAAATAAGATAAATATAGTAGTAGAAACGGATAAGCATGGAAGAGTAAAAAAGATAATCACATTAAGAGATATATTTAATATCATTCAGAAAAAAGCAGAGAAAATATAA